One genomic window of Camelina sativa cultivar DH55 chromosome 5, Cs, whole genome shotgun sequence includes the following:
- the LOC104789792 gene encoding F-box/LRR-repeat protein At3g60040-like translates to MLNTVSKDAISWLPDEVLADILSRVPTKLAASTSVLSKRWRNLFALVHNLDFDASDLLQPEEDEEERDVMRESFRDFVDRTLALQCGSPIKKFSLKCVIHMASELDCPADKEYGEVFLPSELFKSKTLICVTCFFLVVRACSEGYPYCISSRTIKKLSVHYDCKFAVDTMQSMSFDAPSLVSLDYSDYALAVYEQVNLESLVEARLDLRYTDRVISRCVKRGLFLPVFNKLVSLSFGSKNKRGWKLLPYLLKQCPKLETLIIQGLDGYTGDVTMRPFQVKVFHILGYGGTAKELEHLKSIIGESKCLELVQVEVAQGIAVDDAILSQIYRDLKTHLGVSSKCKIIVA, encoded by the exons ATGTTGAACACTGTCTCCAAAGATGCAATCAGCTGGCTCCCTGACGAGGTTCTGGCCGACATCTTGTCCAGAGTTCCAACCAAACTGGCTGCTTCAACATCTGTTCTCTCAAAAAGGTGGAGGAATTTGTTTGCATTGGTGCATAATCTCGATTTTGATGCTTCTGATTTGCTGCAACcggaagaggatgaagaagagagggaTGTGATGCGGGAGAGCTTCAGGGATTTTGTTGATAGAACACTCGCTTTGCAATGCGGTTCTCCTATCAAGAAATTCTCTCTAAAATGTGTCATTCACATGGCCAGCGAGTTAGATTGT CCCGCAGATAAGGAATACGGTGAAGTCTTTCTGCCCTCTGAGCTCTTTAAGAGCAAGACGCTG ATCTGTGTGACGTGCTTCTTCCTGGTTGTCCGGGCTTGCTCGGAAGGATACCCATACTGCATATCGAGTCGGACCATCAAGAAACTGTCTGTTCACTACGATTGTAAGTTTGCAGTTGATACCATGCAGAGTATGTCATTTGACGCCCCAAGTCTTGTGTCCCTCGACTACTCTGATTATGCCTTGGCTGTGTACGAACAAGTTAACTTGGAGTCCCTAGTTGAAGCTAGGCTGGATCTGCGTTATACTGACAGG gTGATTTCCCGATGTGTCAAACGTGGACTATTTCTACCGGTGTTCAACAAACTGGTGAGCTTGTCTTTTGGGAGTAAGAACAAACGAGGTTGGAAACTGCTGCCATATCTGCTTAAGCAGTGTCCAAAGCTTGAAACTCTAATCATCCAG GGTTTGGATGGTTACACAGGCGATGTTACCATGCGTCCATTCCAAGTAAAGGTGTTTCATATTCTTGGTTATGGAGGAACTGCTAAAGAGTTGGAACACTTGAAAAGTATAATTGGGGAATCGAAATGCCTTGAACTGGTGCAAGTGGAGGTTGCACAAGGTATTGCGGTGGATGATGCCATTCTGTCGCAAATCTATAGGGATCTAAAGACGCATCTTGGAGTTTCATCAAAGTGCAAGATCATAGTTGCTTAA
- the LOC104788241 gene encoding F-box/LRR-repeat protein At1g06630-like isoform X1 yields the protein MGERGKGTSKEEITSVTMDTKMLDTGSKDAISWLPREVLGDILSRVPTKLAASTSLLSKKWRNVFALVHNLDFDDSDLLQPEEDEEERGVMRESFKDFVDRTLALQCGSYIKKFSLKCHIHDDKSKLAHVVRWVCNAVERGVFQMDLSIKTCFHALLPSELFTSKTLVKLRLGTQISFEGLPPNVSLPALKILILESVLIPPDDLCYVLLPGCPVLEELYVYHDGFEGWPYRISSQTIKRLLLHYDEFEIDFMSFMSIDAPNVLFMDYSHYALPDYPQVNLESLVEARLDIQYTKIIERPDLTGLIMGISNVQTLHLSPNTVDVISGCVRHGLLLPVFNNLVSLSFGSKNKEGWELLPYLLEQSPKLETLIIQGIDSYTGDVTMIPSQVKVLRVVGYGGTAKELENVKKFIGESECLEVVLA from the exons ATGGGAGAAAGGggaaaag GCACTTCTAAGGAAGAGATTACTTCTGTCACTATGGATACCAAAATGCTGGATACTGGCTCCAAAGATGCAATCAGCTGGCTCCCTCGTGAGGTTCTGGGCGACATCTTGTCCAGAGTTCCGACCAAACTGGCTGCTTCaacatctcttctctcaaaaaagTGGAGGAATGTGTTTGCATTGGTGCATAATCTCGATTTTGATGATTCTGATTTGCTGCAACcggaggaggatgaagaagagagggGGGTGATGCGGGAGAGCTTCAAGGATTTCGTTGATCGAACACTCGCTTTGCAATGCGGTTCGTATATCAAGAAATTCTCTCTAAAATGCCACATTCACGACGATAAGAGCAAGTTGGCTCATGTGGTCCGCTGGGTATGTAATGCCGTAGAACGTGGTGTTTTTCAGATGGATCTAAGTATAAAGACTTGCTTTCATGCCTTGCTACCTTCTGAGCTCTTCACGAGCAAGACGCTGGTTAAACTGAGACTGGGAacacaaattagttttgaaGGACTTCCTCCAAATGTGTCTCTCCCAGCGCTTAAGATTCTCATCCTCGAATCAGTCTTGATTCCACCTGACGATTTGTGTTATGTACTTCTTCCTGGTTGTCCAGTGCTCGAGGAGTTATATGTATATCACGACGGGTTTGAAGGATGGCCGTACCGCATATCGAGTCAGACCATCAAGAGACTACTACTTCACTACGATGAGTTTGAAATTGACTTCATGAGTTTTATGTCAATTGACGCCCCAAATGTACTCTTCATGGACTACTCCCATTATGCCTTGCCTGATTATCCACAAGTTAACTTGGAGTCTCTAGTCGAAGCTAGGTTGGATATTCAATATACTAAAATAATCGAGAGGCCGGATCTAACGGGTCTCATTATGGGGATAAGCAACGTCCAGACCCTGCATCTTTCTCCCAATACTGTTGAT gtgattTCTGGATGTGTTAGACATGGACTACTTCTACCGGTGTTTAACAATCTGGTAAGCTTGTCTTTTGGGAGTAAGAATAAAGAAGGTTGGGAACTGCTGCCATATCTGCTTGAGCAGTCTCCAAAGCTTGAAACTCTGATCATCCAg GGGATTGATAGTTACACAGGCGATGTGACCATGATTCCGTCACAAGTGAAGGTGTTGCGTGTTGTTGGTTATGGAGGAACCGCTAAAGAGTTGGAAAACGTGAAGAAATTTATTGGGGAGTCGGAATGCCTTGAAGTGGTGCTAGCGTAG
- the LOC104788241 gene encoding F-box/LRR-repeat protein At3g60040-like isoform X2, translated as MDTKMLDTGSKDAISWLPREVLGDILSRVPTKLAASTSLLSKKWRNVFALVHNLDFDDSDLLQPEEDEEERGVMRESFKDFVDRTLALQCGSYIKKFSLKCHIHDDKSKLAHVVRWVCNAVERGVFQMDLSIKTCFHALLPSELFTSKTLVKLRLGTQISFEGLPPNVSLPALKILILESVLIPPDDLCYVLLPGCPVLEELYVYHDGFEGWPYRISSQTIKRLLLHYDEFEIDFMSFMSIDAPNVLFMDYSHYALPDYPQVNLESLVEARLDIQYTKIIERPDLTGLIMGISNVQTLHLSPNTVDVISGCVRHGLLLPVFNNLVSLSFGSKNKEGWELLPYLLEQSPKLETLIIQGIDSYTGDVTMIPSQVKVLRVVGYGGTAKELENVKKFIGESECLEVVLA; from the exons ATGGATACCAAAATGCTGGATACTGGCTCCAAAGATGCAATCAGCTGGCTCCCTCGTGAGGTTCTGGGCGACATCTTGTCCAGAGTTCCGACCAAACTGGCTGCTTCaacatctcttctctcaaaaaagTGGAGGAATGTGTTTGCATTGGTGCATAATCTCGATTTTGATGATTCTGATTTGCTGCAACcggaggaggatgaagaagagagggGGGTGATGCGGGAGAGCTTCAAGGATTTCGTTGATCGAACACTCGCTTTGCAATGCGGTTCGTATATCAAGAAATTCTCTCTAAAATGCCACATTCACGACGATAAGAGCAAGTTGGCTCATGTGGTCCGCTGGGTATGTAATGCCGTAGAACGTGGTGTTTTTCAGATGGATCTAAGTATAAAGACTTGCTTTCATGCCTTGCTACCTTCTGAGCTCTTCACGAGCAAGACGCTGGTTAAACTGAGACTGGGAacacaaattagttttgaaGGACTTCCTCCAAATGTGTCTCTCCCAGCGCTTAAGATTCTCATCCTCGAATCAGTCTTGATTCCACCTGACGATTTGTGTTATGTACTTCTTCCTGGTTGTCCAGTGCTCGAGGAGTTATATGTATATCACGACGGGTTTGAAGGATGGCCGTACCGCATATCGAGTCAGACCATCAAGAGACTACTACTTCACTACGATGAGTTTGAAATTGACTTCATGAGTTTTATGTCAATTGACGCCCCAAATGTACTCTTCATGGACTACTCCCATTATGCCTTGCCTGATTATCCACAAGTTAACTTGGAGTCTCTAGTCGAAGCTAGGTTGGATATTCAATATACTAAAATAATCGAGAGGCCGGATCTAACGGGTCTCATTATGGGGATAAGCAACGTCCAGACCCTGCATCTTTCTCCCAATACTGTTGAT gtgattTCTGGATGTGTTAGACATGGACTACTTCTACCGGTGTTTAACAATCTGGTAAGCTTGTCTTTTGGGAGTAAGAATAAAGAAGGTTGGGAACTGCTGCCATATCTGCTTGAGCAGTCTCCAAAGCTTGAAACTCTGATCATCCAg GGGATTGATAGTTACACAGGCGATGTGACCATGATTCCGTCACAAGTGAAGGTGTTGCGTGTTGTTGGTTATGGAGGAACCGCTAAAGAGTTGGAAAACGTGAAGAAATTTATTGGGGAGTCGGAATGCCTTGAAGTGGTGCTAGCGTAG
- the LOC104788242 gene encoding polygalacturonase-like, which translates to MPSSLIILLLFLLSISSSSAQTYNILSYGAKPDGKTDSTKALTAVWAKACASVKPVTILVPKGRFLLRSIVFDGAKCKRKSVTVRIQGTLVAPSDYRVIGGKNYWIFFQHLDGLSVYGGVLDAQGTSLWSCKKSGKSCPSGATSIGIQNSINVLVSGLTSLNSQMFHVVINGCRNVKLDRVKVSADGNSPNTDGIHVQSSSTVSILNSKISTGDDCVSIGPGTNGLWIENVACGPGHGISIGSLGKESVEAGVQNVTVKTATFTGTENGVRIKSWARPSNGFAKNIRFQHCVMNNVQNPIVIDQNYCPGNENCPNQVSGVKISDVTFLDIHGTSATEVGVKFDCSSKKPCTGIRIQDVKLTYRNKPAIADCSHAGGSEAGFQRPNSCL; encoded by the exons AATATCCTCTCTTACGGAGCCAAACCCGACGGCAAAACCGACTCCACAAAGGCCTTAACCGCCGTGTGGGCGAAAGCCTGCGCCTCGGTCAAGCCGGTCACCATATTGGTACCTAAAGGACGGTTTTTATTAAGAAGCATTGTTTTTGACGGTGCCAAGTGTAAACGCAAGTCCGTCACGGTCCGTATACAAGGTACACTTGTGGCACCATCGGATTATCGAGTCATTGGTGGTAAAAACTATTGGATTTTCTTCCAACATCTCGACGGCCTCTCTGTCTACGGAGGAGTTCTTGACGCTCAAGGAACTTCTCTATGGTCTTGCAAGAAATCCGGCAAGAGTTGCCCTAGTGGCGCTACG AGCATAGGGATTCAGAACTCAATCAACGTGTTGGTCTCCGGGCTGACGTCACTCAACAGTCAGATGTTTCACGTCGTGATCAACGGCTGCCGTAACGTAAAGCTCGACAGAGTCAAAGTTTCGGCTGACGGAAACAGTCCAAATACTGACGGCATCCACGTGCAGTCATCCTCCACTGTCTCCATCCTCAACTCCAAAATCTCCACCGGAGATGATTGTGTTTCCATTGGTCCAGGCACTAACGGACTCTGGATCGAGAACGTCGCTTGTGGCCCTGGCCATGGGATCAG CATTGGGAGTTTGGGAAAAGAAAGTGTGGAGGCAGGTGTACAGAACGTGACAGTGAAAACGGCGACGTTTACGGGAACAGAGAATGGGGTGAGGATAAAGTCATGGGCCAGGCCCAGTAACGGATTCGCTAAGAACATCCGTTTCCAACATTGTGTAATGAACAACGTACAAAACCCAATCGTCATTGACCAAAACTATTGTCCCGGCAACGAAAATTGTCCTAACCAG gtATCTGGGGTGAAAATTAGCGATGTAACGTTCTTGGATATACACGGGACATCAGCGACGGAAGTAGGAGTGAAATTTGACTGTAGCTCTAAGAAGCCGTGTACCGGAATCCGAATTCAAGATGTGAAGTTGACGTACCGGAATAAACCGGCTATAGCTGACTGTAGTCATGCCGGAGGGAGTGAGGCTGGGTTTCAACGCCCCAACAGTTGTCTATga